In Candidatus Promineifilum breve, one genomic interval encodes:
- a CDS encoding MFS transporter, translated as MNQLNAGYRTFLIIWTGQFLSRLGTAMTRFALIIWAYQQTGAATTVALLGFFSFLPYILLSPVAGVWVDRLDRRKVMLLSDLGAGLITAVVLALYFTNALAIWHLYVAEVLTAALDAFQGPAYSAATTTLLDKSQYARASGLRSLADDGARVFAPFLAGLLIPWIGVPGILLIDVATFLVAVVTLTIVAVPGIRPTADNERSNFRREMRVGFAYIRRRPGLLGLSLLFTGSNFFAALTYYGIMPAMILARSGGDSVALGLVEGALGAAGVAGGVLMAVWGGPRRKIHGVLGVMALSFLLGDFLFAVGRDVWVWVAAAVAAAVFIPILWGSRQAIWQAKVAPEIQGRVFSVDNMMRFSLAPLGYLLAGYLADGVLEPAMMPGGALTDTFGPLVGTGPGAGMAVMFLGTATLGCLMSLSGYLFAAIRNIETDLPDHDFDPAMAATEG; from the coding sequence ATGAATCAGCTCAATGCCGGCTATCGCACCTTCCTCATTATCTGGACCGGTCAGTTCCTGTCCCGTCTCGGCACGGCCATGACGCGCTTCGCGCTGATCATCTGGGCCTACCAGCAGACCGGCGCGGCGACGACTGTGGCCCTGCTCGGCTTTTTCAGCTTCCTGCCCTATATCCTGCTCAGCCCCGTGGCCGGCGTGTGGGTCGATCGGCTCGACCGGCGCAAGGTGATGCTGCTGTCCGATCTGGGCGCGGGCCTCATCACCGCCGTGGTGCTGGCGCTCTATTTCACCAATGCGCTGGCGATCTGGCATCTCTACGTGGCCGAGGTATTGACCGCCGCGCTGGACGCTTTTCAAGGCCCGGCCTACAGCGCCGCCACCACCACCCTGCTGGATAAAAGCCAGTACGCGCGGGCCAGTGGCCTGCGCTCCCTGGCCGACGATGGCGCGCGGGTCTTTGCCCCCTTCCTGGCCGGCCTGCTCATCCCCTGGATTGGCGTGCCCGGCATCTTGCTCATCGACGTGGCGACGTTTTTGGTGGCCGTGGTCACGCTGACGATTGTGGCCGTTCCCGGGATTCGCCCGACCGCCGACAACGAGCGCTCGAACTTCCGGCGCGAGATGCGCGTCGGTTTCGCCTACATTCGCCGGCGGCCGGGGCTGCTGGGCCTGTCGCTGCTATTTACCGGCTCTAACTTTTTCGCCGCGCTGACCTATTATGGCATCATGCCGGCGATGATCCTGGCCCGCAGCGGCGGCGACAGCGTGGCCCTGGGGCTTGTGGAAGGGGCGCTGGGGGCGGCGGGGGTGGCCGGCGGGGTGCTCATGGCCGTGTGGGGTGGGCCGCGGCGCAAGATTCATGGCGTGCTGGGGGTAATGGCCCTCTCGTTCCTGTTGGGCGACTTCCTGTTTGCCGTCGGCCGCGACGTGTGGGTCTGGGTGGCGGCGGCGGTGGCGGCGGCCGTCTTTATCCCCATCCTCTGGGGCAGCCGGCAGGCCATTTGGCAAGCCAAGGTCGCGCCGGAGATACAGGGGCGGGTGTTTTCCGTCGATAACATGATGCGTTTTTCGCTGGCCCCGCTCGGTTATCTGCTGGCCGGCTATCTGGCCGATGGGGTGCTGGAGCCGGCCATGATGCCCGGCGGCGCGCTGACCGACACATTCGGCCCGCTGGTGGGCACGGGGCCGGGGGCGGGCATGGCTGT